The following proteins come from a genomic window of Mariniflexile sp. TRM1-10:
- the mutS gene encoding DNA mismatch repair protein MutS, whose protein sequence is MKQYNAIKAKYPDALLLFRVGDFYETFGEDAVKAAGILGIILTKRGAGSESEIELAGFPHHSINTYLPKLVKAGERVAICDQLEDPKQTKTIVKRGVTELVTPGVAFNDEVLVSKSNNFLCSVYFDKKHIGISFLDISTGEFLTSQGNAEYIDKLLQNFNPSEVLVSKQKRTLFNDTFGKDFHTFYMEDWVYQTDYAYETLIKHFNTKTLKGFGIEDLYEGIIASGAILHYLGETQHNKLQHITSISRISEEAYVWMDKFTIRNLELYNSTNNNAVTLLNIIDRTISPMGGRLLKRWLALPLKSIDKVKQRHEVVHFLTKENSTLQKVQNHIKHIGDLERLISKVATAKVNPREVIQLKNSLEAIVPIKSLASHCDNESLKIIGDTLQGCDELRAKIKEMLNEDAPVNALKGHTIAAGFSSELDELRGLSKSGKEYLDKMLQRESERTGITSLKIDSNNVFGYYIEVRNTHKDKVPESWIRKQTLVNAERYITEELKEYETKILGAEDKILAIEQQLFAELVTWMNQYIKPVQQNAYLIGQLDCLCGFAQLATDNNYVYPVIDESHDLEIKDGRHPVIEKQLPIGEAYIANDVFLDRTNQQIIMITGPNMSGKSAILRQTALIVLLAQMGSFVPARAARIGLVDKIFTRVGASDNISMGESTFMVEMNETASILNNISDRSLVLLDEIGRGTSTYDGISIAWAISEYLHEHPAKPKTLFATHYHELNEMTETFGRIKNYNVSVKELKDNVLFIRKLVEGGSAHSFGIHVAKMAGMPQQVLHRAYAILKKLEKSHSSEELTDKVKTLTDDMQLSFFNLDDPLLENIKDEILHIDIDTLTPVEALMKLNEIKRMLVKKKRA, encoded by the coding sequence ATGAAACAATACAATGCTATCAAAGCAAAGTACCCTGATGCTTTACTGTTGTTTCGTGTGGGCGATTTTTACGAAACCTTTGGGGAAGACGCTGTTAAGGCAGCTGGTATTTTGGGCATTATTTTAACCAAGCGTGGTGCTGGTAGCGAGAGTGAAATTGAATTGGCGGGTTTTCCGCACCATTCTATAAACACCTATTTGCCAAAACTGGTTAAAGCAGGTGAGCGTGTTGCTATTTGCGACCAATTGGAAGACCCGAAACAAACAAAAACCATTGTAAAACGTGGGGTTACCGAATTGGTGACGCCTGGAGTGGCATTTAATGATGAGGTGTTGGTATCAAAATCCAATAACTTTTTATGTTCGGTTTATTTTGATAAAAAACATATAGGTATTTCATTTTTAGATATTTCTACAGGCGAGTTTTTAACATCGCAAGGGAATGCCGAATATATTGATAAGTTACTGCAGAATTTCAACCCGAGTGAGGTGTTGGTTTCCAAACAAAAACGAACACTTTTTAACGACACCTTTGGGAAAGATTTCCATACGTTCTATATGGAAGATTGGGTATATCAAACCGATTATGCCTACGAAACGCTTATAAAACATTTCAACACAAAAACGCTTAAAGGCTTTGGTATTGAGGATTTGTATGAGGGTATTATTGCATCGGGGGCCATTCTTCATTATTTAGGGGAAACGCAGCATAATAAACTTCAGCATATAACCTCAATATCTAGAATTTCTGAAGAAGCTTATGTGTGGATGGATAAATTCACCATTAGGAATTTAGAACTTTATAATTCTACCAATAATAATGCGGTAACGCTATTAAATATTATCGATAGAACCATATCGCCTATGGGTGGACGCTTGCTAAAACGTTGGCTGGCATTGCCTCTAAAAAGTATCGATAAAGTAAAGCAGCGCCATGAAGTAGTTCACTTTTTAACGAAAGAAAATAGTACGCTTCAAAAAGTCCAGAATCATATCAAACATATTGGTGATTTGGAACGGCTGATTTCTAAAGTAGCGACGGCTAAGGTGAATCCACGTGAGGTGATTCAGCTTAAAAACTCGTTGGAAGCTATTGTGCCGATAAAGTCTTTGGCGAGTCATTGTGATAATGAATCCTTAAAAATTATTGGCGATACGCTTCAAGGTTGTGATGAGCTAAGGGCGAAAATTAAAGAAATGCTTAATGAGGATGCACCTGTTAATGCGTTAAAAGGACATACCATTGCAGCGGGGTTTTCTTCAGAATTGGATGAATTAAGAGGCTTGTCAAAATCCGGAAAAGAGTATCTAGATAAGATGCTACAACGGGAAAGCGAACGCACGGGCATCACCTCTTTAAAAATAGATTCCAATAATGTATTTGGCTATTATATTGAAGTACGCAATACACATAAAGATAAAGTGCCGGAAAGCTGGATACGAAAGCAGACACTGGTTAATGCAGAACGCTATATTACCGAAGAGCTTAAAGAATACGAAACTAAAATTCTAGGCGCCGAAGATAAAATATTGGCGATAGAGCAGCAGTTATTTGCAGAATTGGTTACTTGGATGAACCAATACATAAAACCAGTACAACAAAATGCCTATTTAATTGGACAGTTAGATTGTTTGTGCGGATTTGCCCAGTTGGCGACAGATAATAATTATGTGTATCCCGTTATTGATGAATCACACGATTTAGAAATTAAAGACGGACGCCATCCCGTCATAGAGAAACAATTACCTATTGGCGAAGCGTACATAGCCAATGATGTATTTTTAGATAGAACCAATCAGCAAATCATCATGATTACGGGACCAAATATGTCTGGTAAATCGGCTATATTACGTCAAACCGCCCTTATTGTGTTGTTGGCTCAAATGGGAAGTTTTGTACCGGCAAGAGCAGCTAGAATCGGTTTGGTTGATAAAATTTTTACCAGAGTAGGAGCCAGTGATAATATTTCGATGGGCGAATCGACTTTTATGGTGGAAATGAATGAAACCGCTTCTATTTTGAATAATATTTCCGATAGAAGTTTGGTGTTGCTTGATGAAATTGGCCGTGGCACCAGTACCTATGATGGTATTTCCATTGCGTGGGCCATTAGCGAGTATTTACACGAGCATCCGGCAAAACCAAAAACATTGTTTGCTACCCATTACCACGAACTTAATGAAATGACCGAAACGTTTGGCCGTATTAAAAACTATAATGTTTCGGTAAAAGAACTGAAAGATAATGTGCTTTTTATTAGAAAATTGGTTGAAGGTGGCAGTGCGCATAGTTTTGGTATCCATGTTGCAAAAATGGCAGGCATGCCACAGCAAGTTTTGCATCGTGCCTATGCCATTTTGAAGAAATTAGAGAAATCGCATTCCAGTGAAGAACTTACCGATAAGGTAAAAACACTCACTGATGACATGCAGCTAAGCTTTTTTAACTTAGACGATCCGTTGCTGGAAAACATAAAAGACGAGATATTGCATATTGATATTGATACACTTACGCCTGTTGAAGCTTTAATGAAGCTAAACGAAATTAAACGTATGTTGGTAAAGAAAAAACGAGCTTAA
- a CDS encoding substrate-binding domain-containing protein, translating into MIKYSKFLFVVYIIFVFSCSNTDEKTYKVGFSQCISKDDWRKAMDYEMQVEASLYSELDLTIFQSNGDIEIQKSQIEFMIENEFDVIIISPAEPEPLVPVIESAFDKGIPIIIVDRKINSEKFTAFVGADNLEVGRNAGNYIASSDKKNINVIEIMGHGQASPEVERHLGFHQIVDNDPNINVPYSFKVGDIKRIAQIFDSLDVTPIHYVYAFNDIIAYDAWKIAKSKGVEKDIDFIGVDGLYGKGNGIQLVQEGILKASILYPTGGDESIKLARKIVHNEEVPKNTILNTTVIDSRNAEMMKNQYDKIHKHQTDIKNQQNKIIEQQKTYSSQKNTLKLLLGLLITTIIFASYSVYFSFKLKKKKRELELQNQKITIQRNQIKKIAKEVEKSNEAKDNFFTGLSHEFKTPITLILSSIESMSENKAIKENKLLRDVALIFNNSKRLLRLINQLLDFRKIESQKFNLKASETNLFEFSNLIFNDFEREAQKRNIKFSINTNNKDLKVYLDRNLMDKVYFNLLSNAFKFTPNNGTIQIDIKDEAESNVVKIHFKDSGIGIPSKEIDNVFKAFYQGSNNNKSSSGIGLHLSKEFVELHNGTIEVVSKHGTEFIVTLHKGDSHLSSEEIIYEPDIVDDSIFNFKHDYEEDSFNQESQESNEERHSVLLIEDNSDLVHYLQGKLSIEYQVSCSDGTDAIEKALEIIPDIIICDVNLPDKNGFEICKILKNDLRTSHIPNIILTAQSSKESYIQGLQSGADQYLTKPFSFAILLQSIKSLLYNREKLRYYYINNIYKLDNDHGFGLFEQDFISKVNKIINKNLDNSSFSVEQMAEEMNISRIQLYRKMKAILGINISDYIQNIRLEKAKVMLDETMLTISEIAFATGFSSPSYFSTSFKNKFNKPPKSYRDNN; encoded by the coding sequence ATGATAAAATACAGTAAGTTTTTATTTGTAGTATATATAATATTTGTTTTTTCATGTTCGAACACTGATGAGAAGACATATAAAGTAGGCTTTTCCCAATGCATAAGTAAAGATGATTGGCGAAAAGCTATGGATTATGAAATGCAAGTGGAAGCGTCATTATATTCTGAATTGGACTTAACCATTTTTCAATCAAATGGTGATATTGAAATACAGAAATCACAAATTGAATTTATGATAGAAAATGAATTTGATGTGATAATTATTTCTCCAGCAGAACCAGAGCCTCTTGTACCGGTAATAGAAAGTGCTTTCGACAAAGGAATTCCTATCATTATTGTTGATAGAAAAATTAATTCTGAAAAATTTACAGCTTTTGTTGGCGCCGATAATCTGGAGGTAGGAAGAAATGCGGGAAATTATATTGCTTCTTCAGATAAAAAAAATATCAATGTCATTGAAATTATGGGGCATGGTCAGGCTTCTCCTGAAGTTGAACGGCATTTAGGGTTTCATCAAATTGTAGATAATGATCCTAATATAAATGTTCCTTATAGTTTTAAAGTAGGAGATATTAAGAGAATAGCTCAAATTTTTGATTCTTTAGATGTAACTCCAATTCATTATGTGTATGCATTTAATGATATTATTGCATATGATGCATGGAAAATTGCAAAATCTAAAGGCGTAGAAAAGGATATTGATTTTATAGGTGTTGATGGTTTATATGGGAAGGGTAACGGCATCCAGTTAGTTCAAGAAGGCATTTTGAAAGCCAGCATATTGTATCCAACAGGTGGTGATGAATCCATTAAATTGGCAAGGAAAATTGTTCACAACGAGGAAGTCCCAAAAAATACCATCTTAAATACGACTGTAATTGACAGTAGAAATGCTGAAATGATGAAGAATCAGTATGACAAAATTCACAAGCATCAAACTGACATTAAAAATCAACAAAACAAAATCATTGAACAACAAAAAACATATTCATCTCAAAAAAATACATTAAAATTATTATTAGGGCTTTTAATTACTACCATAATTTTTGCGTCTTATAGTGTTTATTTCTCTTTCAAATTAAAAAAGAAAAAACGCGAGTTAGAACTTCAAAATCAAAAGATTACCATTCAGAGAAACCAAATTAAAAAAATAGCAAAGGAGGTTGAAAAGAGTAATGAAGCCAAAGACAATTTCTTTACAGGTTTATCGCATGAATTTAAAACCCCTATTACACTTATTTTGTCTTCTATTGAATCAATGTCTGAAAATAAAGCTATAAAAGAAAATAAGCTTTTAAGAGATGTTGCCTTAATATTCAATAACTCAAAAAGATTATTGCGTTTAATTAATCAATTACTCGATTTTAGAAAAATTGAAAGCCAAAAATTTAATTTAAAAGCATCGGAAACCAATTTATTTGAATTTTCTAATCTTATTTTTAATGATTTTGAACGCGAAGCCCAAAAGCGAAATATTAAATTTTCAATTAACACCAATAATAAGGATTTAAAGGTTTATTTAGATAGAAACCTCATGGATAAAGTATATTTTAATTTGCTATCCAATGCATTTAAGTTCACTCCAAATAATGGCACCATACAAATTGATATTAAAGATGAAGCAGAAAGCAATGTTGTAAAAATTCATTTTAAAGATTCTGGAATAGGTATTCCCAGTAAAGAAATAGATAATGTTTTTAAGGCTTTTTATCAGGGTTCAAATAATAATAAATCCAGTTCTGGAATCGGACTACACCTTTCAAAGGAATTTGTGGAACTTCATAATGGAACTATTGAAGTTGTCTCGAAACACGGCACAGAATTCATAGTGACTTTGCATAAAGGAGACAGTCATTTAAGTTCTGAAGAAATTATTTATGAGCCCGATATTGTTGATGATTCTATTTTTAATTTTAAACATGATTATGAGGAAGATTCATTTAATCAAGAAAGTCAAGAAAGTAATGAAGAACGGCATTCCGTTTTACTAATTGAAGACAACTCAGATTTAGTGCACTATTTACAAGGGAAATTATCTATAGAATATCAAGTTAGTTGTTCTGATGGTACAGATGCGATAGAAAAGGCATTGGAAATTATTCCAGACATTATTATTTGTGATGTGAATTTACCAGATAAGAACGGATTTGAAATTTGTAAAATATTGAAAAACGATTTAAGGACTTCCCATATTCCAAATATTATACTTACTGCACAAAGTAGCAAAGAATCTTATATTCAAGGTCTGCAGTCTGGAGCAGATCAATATTTAACCAAGCCGTTTAGTTTTGCTATTTTATTACAATCAATAAAATCTTTGTTATACAATAGAGAAAAACTTCGCTATTACTATATTAATAATATTTATAAACTCGATAATGACCATGGCTTTGGGTTGTTTGAGCAAGATTTTATTTCAAAAGTTAATAAAATCATCAATAAGAACCTGGATAATTCTAGTTTTTCGGTAGAACAAATGGCGGAGGAAATGAATATTTCCAGAATACAGTTATATAGAAAAATGAAAGCGATTTTAGGAATTAATATTAGTGACTATATTCAGAATATTCGATTGGAAAAAGCGAAAGTGATGCTAGATGAAACCATGCTAACGATTTCTGAAATAGCTTTTGCTACAGGTTTTTCTTCTCCTAGTTATTTTTCAACAAGCTTCAAGAATAAATTTAATAAACCTCCTAAATCTTATCGGGACAACAACTAA
- a CDS encoding sugar porter family MFS transporter encodes MNRKILIWSITAALAGFLFGFDTVVISGAEKKLQLLWGSSDMFHGVVVIGMALWGTVVGAFFGGIPTNRIGRKNTLIWIGVLYTISAVGSAFANDPWTFAFFRFIGGLGVGASTIAAPAYISEIAPAKDRGKLVGLYQFNIVFGILIAFLSNYLLNDIGENAWRWMVGVEAFPAAFYTVFVLTVPKSPRWLLTKFRNYEAKKVLQIISPDQDPEKLMLEIKDEMDNMVPNENIFLKKYRFPLILAFLMAFFNQLSGINALLYYAPRILTEAGLAESSALLSSIGVGVTNMLFTLLGIFLIDRLGRKQLMYICSFGYIISLSLVSAAFFFNWEGSFMPIFLFMFIAAHAIGQGTVIWVFISEIFPNHLRGYGQSFGSSVHWVLAAVVPSLVPVLFSTIGAGMVFLFFTIMMAFQLLFVIFMMPETKGISLEELSKKLIK; translated from the coding sequence ATGAACAGAAAGATACTTATCTGGTCCATTACTGCAGCACTTGCAGGTTTCCTATTTGGCTTTGACACCGTAGTTATCTCGGGCGCTGAAAAAAAACTACAACTATTATGGGGCTCTTCCGATATGTTCCATGGCGTTGTCGTAATAGGCATGGCACTTTGGGGCACGGTCGTAGGGGCTTTTTTCGGTGGGATTCCCACTAATAGAATAGGGCGTAAAAATACTTTAATATGGATAGGTGTACTATATACCATATCCGCAGTAGGGTCCGCTTTTGCCAATGACCCTTGGACGTTTGCGTTTTTTAGGTTCATTGGGGGACTGGGCGTAGGTGCATCAACAATCGCGGCTCCTGCATACATTTCAGAAATCGCTCCCGCAAAAGACAGAGGTAAGCTAGTTGGCCTTTACCAGTTCAACATCGTATTTGGAATCCTTATAGCCTTTTTATCAAACTACCTGTTAAATGACATCGGAGAGAACGCATGGCGCTGGATGGTAGGCGTGGAGGCCTTTCCTGCCGCTTTTTACACCGTGTTTGTTTTAACTGTTCCAAAAAGCCCCAGATGGCTGCTTACCAAATTCAGAAACTACGAAGCCAAAAAAGTGCTTCAAATAATAAGTCCAGATCAAGATCCTGAAAAGCTCATGCTGGAGATCAAGGATGAAATGGACAACATGGTACCCAATGAAAACATATTCCTGAAGAAGTATAGATTCCCACTGATCTTGGCATTCCTCATGGCATTTTTCAATCAGTTATCAGGGATCAATGCGCTGCTTTATTACGCGCCCAGGATTTTAACGGAAGCGGGCCTGGCGGAAAGCTCAGCACTATTGAGCAGTATAGGCGTCGGGGTAACCAACATGCTCTTTACGCTTTTGGGCATTTTCCTGATCGACAGGTTGGGAAGAAAACAACTGATGTACATCTGCTCCTTTGGTTACATCATATCCCTATCGTTGGTTTCGGCAGCGTTCTTTTTCAATTGGGAAGGAAGCTTTATGCCCATATTCCTGTTCATGTTCATAGCCGCACATGCCATTGGGCAGGGCACCGTTATATGGGTGTTCATTTCAGAGATCTTCCCAAACCATTTACGGGGCTACGGGCAATCATTCGGTAGCTCGGTACATTGGGTATTGGCGGCCGTCGTCCCTTCTTTGGTCCCCGTCCTGTTCTCAACTATTGGGGCAGGTATGGTATTTCTGTTCTTTACCATAATGATGGCGTTCCAATTGCTGTTCGTGATTTTTATGATGCCGGAAACCAAGGGCATATCCCTAGAGGAATTAAGCAAAAAACTAATCAAATAA
- a CDS encoding glycoside hydrolase family 32 protein — protein MKTLRKTNPILMLMVLFLLTGCKDKVQNNKNTDSTVNVLSHTEEELYRPNFHFTPKEAWMNDPNGMVYYNGTYHLFYQHHPNTTVFGPIHWGHAASKDLLHWERKPIALYPDSLGYIFSGSAVIDKNNTAGFGKDAMVAIFTYHDPIKEKAGNIDYQTQGIAYSNDEGETWTKYEQNPVIKNPGIKDFRDPKMFWNEEKSKWQLVLVVKDHVQFYESSNIRDWKKISEFRFNDNPPLGVWECPDLFKLHVEGSKEQKWVLIISHGGESAPNGGSGTRYFIGDFDGTTFTTNQKTSLWLDYGTDNYAGVTYNNSPNNKRIFMGWMNNWSYAMTIPTDFWRGTMTLPRELSIYKQNGQYYLRSKLIDGFDELTTEVQKNKISGELPYKFSYENLQQSEISFNAEIKESLKIALSNSKGEKYMIAYDKASGLFTTDRSGSGQVNFNENFLKSSFQTMNIGVKVTISIKIVLDASSIEIFINDGEYVMTNQIFPNEKYTHFEMLQSADLKIENFNLKEIKNAI, from the coding sequence ATGAAAACCTTAAGAAAAACCAATCCCATTCTAATGCTTATGGTTTTGTTCTTACTTACCGGATGTAAGGATAAAGTCCAAAACAATAAAAACACGGACAGCACTGTAAACGTATTATCCCATACGGAAGAAGAGCTGTACCGTCCAAACTTTCATTTTACGCCCAAAGAGGCATGGATGAACGATCCAAACGGTATGGTATATTATAATGGAACGTACCATTTGTTTTATCAACACCATCCAAACACTACTGTATTTGGACCTATCCATTGGGGACATGCCGCAAGTAAAGACCTTTTACATTGGGAACGTAAACCAATTGCATTGTACCCTGATAGTTTAGGATATATTTTTTCTGGAAGTGCCGTAATTGATAAAAACAACACAGCAGGCTTTGGTAAAGATGCCATGGTAGCCATATTTACTTACCACGATCCCATTAAGGAAAAAGCTGGAAATATTGATTATCAAACACAAGGAATAGCTTACAGCAATGATGAAGGTGAAACTTGGACAAAATATGAACAAAATCCTGTTATTAAAAATCCGGGTATTAAGGATTTTAGAGATCCTAAAATGTTCTGGAATGAAGAAAAATCGAAGTGGCAATTAGTATTGGTCGTTAAGGATCATGTTCAATTTTATGAATCATCAAATATTAGGGATTGGAAAAAAATTAGTGAGTTTAGATTCAATGATAACCCACCGCTGGGTGTTTGGGAATGCCCAGACCTTTTTAAGTTACATGTTGAAGGAAGTAAAGAGCAAAAGTGGGTGTTAATTATTAGTCATGGTGGAGAAAGTGCTCCGAATGGAGGTTCTGGTACACGTTATTTTATTGGGGATTTTGATGGTACAACATTTACTACCAATCAAAAAACAAGTTTATGGTTAGATTATGGAACCGATAATTATGCTGGCGTAACTTATAATAATTCCCCTAATAATAAACGAATTTTTATGGGCTGGATGAATAATTGGAGCTATGCAATGACAATACCAACTGATTTCTGGCGTGGAACGATGACGCTTCCAAGAGAGTTATCCATATACAAACAAAACGGTCAATATTACTTAAGGAGCAAATTGATAGATGGTTTTGATGAATTGACAACCGAGGTCCAAAAAAATAAGATATCAGGTGAGCTTCCATATAAATTTAGTTATGAAAATCTCCAACAAAGTGAAATCTCATTTAATGCTGAAATAAAGGAGTCCCTAAAAATAGCATTGTCTAATAGCAAAGGAGAAAAATACATGATTGCTTATGATAAAGCAAGTGGATTATTCACGACGGATAGATCCGGTTCTGGGCAGGTGAATTTTAATGAGAACTTTTTAAAGAGTTCGTTCCAGACTATGAATATTGGGGTAAAAGTTACGATTTCAATAAAAATAGTTTTAGATGCGTCTTCAATAGAAATATTTATTAATGATGGTGAGTATGTGATGACCAATCAAATATTTCCAAATGAGAAGTACACGCATTTTGAGATGCTTCAAAGTGCCGATTTAAAAATTGAAAATTTTAACCTAAAAGAAATTAAAAATGCGATTTAG
- a CDS encoding GH32 C-terminal domain-containing protein, translating to MRFSKLFIKSSFKISKLVFIFFAALSCSKSDDNLNPPDQGPTPINELREVFEFKFNETSGDVTTETKTSNAFEIKGSAVNRMPGVQGNSLFFDGLSNEVEGVLPNNLMPNRNLTVSIWASPKSYPIGTAAMLALTSQGALNGVMIGINKFGQIVVKYNINGAVSEQVTSESIERNQWNHIVVGLSPEKKYIIIYLNNVPLKTVIVSSGNITWPTNNIPVSIGKNTMGEKLGIYDVDYFSGAIDEIKIYAGEATQDNVNKIKSNYNAPSHVSYAFNIDYSTDTNRPTFHPIPDYGWANESYGLIYQGNKYHMFYQKNDVFLGIAQQNWGHFTSTDLIHWDEQNAVLWPTEGWDHFGIWSGCALILNDGTPAVVYTGVDGVKAGMGIATSTDNYQTLIKDTSNPVIAKAPNDVNMDFRDPYVWKKDGRYHMVIGSGISSIGGNVVYYSSTDFNNWTYGGIAYQGQKNNGEGQFWEMPVVYEFPNGKEMLLIQKTPDATPAITTYWIGEFNNGVFTPDFEQAKNLEVVNGFLSPTVTTDTNGNITAIGIIPDEVNAQFQMEQGWANLFSVPQVWNLDANNNILISPHPNLNNLRGDATQFNALSLQNGGSNYLNNYNGRHFEMEAAINTGSANQIGFVFGKTPNSEELYKVYYDMANQEWVLDASKSSLDTRVRRDIRKGSYAITPGATINVRLFIDGSVLEVFIDGKAHFTGRFFPTFTNATGVDLYAVGGTATADVTIYNINN from the coding sequence ATGCGATTTAGTAAACTATTTATCAAATCAAGCTTTAAAATTAGCAAACTGGTATTCATATTTTTTGCTGCCTTATCGTGTAGTAAAAGCGATGATAATCTAAATCCACCAGATCAAGGCCCGACACCTATCAATGAATTAAGAGAGGTTTTCGAGTTTAAATTTAATGAAACCTCTGGAGATGTCACAACAGAAACCAAAACAAGTAATGCTTTTGAAATTAAAGGGTCGGCAGTAAATAGAATGCCAGGTGTTCAAGGGAACAGTTTGTTTTTTGATGGACTTTCCAATGAAGTAGAAGGGGTCTTGCCAAACAACTTGATGCCCAATAGAAATTTAACAGTGTCTATTTGGGCTTCACCAAAATCTTACCCTATTGGAACTGCAGCGATGTTAGCATTAACATCCCAAGGCGCTCTCAATGGTGTTATGATAGGTATTAATAAGTTTGGGCAAATTGTAGTCAAATATAATATTAATGGTGCTGTTTCAGAGCAGGTTACTTCAGAAAGTATTGAAAGAAACCAATGGAATCATATAGTGGTGGGATTGAGTCCCGAAAAAAAATACATCATCATCTATTTAAACAATGTCCCCCTTAAAACAGTTATTGTTTCATCCGGTAATATCACATGGCCCACAAACAATATTCCTGTAAGTATCGGTAAAAATACCATGGGAGAAAAATTAGGAATCTATGATGTTGATTATTTTTCTGGAGCTATAGATGAAATTAAAATTTATGCAGGAGAAGCGACTCAAGATAACGTAAACAAAATAAAAAGTAATTACAATGCTCCGAGTCATGTAAGTTATGCTTTTAATATTGATTATTCTACAGATACCAACAGACCAACTTTTCATCCTATACCAGATTATGGTTGGGCAAATGAATCATACGGATTAATTTATCAAGGAAATAAATACCACATGTTTTATCAGAAAAACGATGTGTTTTTAGGGATAGCCCAACAAAATTGGGGGCATTTCACCAGTACGGATTTGATACATTGGGATGAACAAAACGCCGTTTTATGGCCAACGGAAGGTTGGGATCATTTCGGCATTTGGTCTGGATGTGCTTTAATCCTAAATGATGGGACGCCAGCAGTTGTTTACACCGGAGTTGATGGTGTAAAAGCAGGTATGGGAATCGCAACATCTACTGATAATTATCAAACATTAATCAAAGACACTAGTAATCCTGTTATAGCGAAAGCACCAAATGATGTTAATATGGATTTTCGTGATCCGTATGTTTGGAAAAAAGATGGTAGATACCACATGGTAATTGGTAGTGGTATTTCGTCCATTGGAGGTAATGTGGTTTATTATAGTAGTACCGATTTTAATAATTGGACTTATGGAGGTATCGCATACCAAGGTCAAAAGAATAATGGAGAAGGGCAGTTTTGGGAAATGCCAGTGGTGTATGAGTTTCCAAATGGAAAAGAGATGTTACTTATACAAAAGACACCAGATGCAACACCTGCTATTACAACCTATTGGATTGGCGAATTTAATAATGGTGTATTTACACCAGATTTTGAACAGGCTAAAAATTTAGAAGTTGTTAATGGATTTTTATCACCAACAGTAACTACGGATACAAATGGCAATATTACGGCCATAGGCATCATTCCCGACGAAGTGAATGCCCAATTTCAAATGGAACAAGGATGGGCTAATTTATTTAGTGTACCCCAAGTTTGGAACTTAGATGCCAACAATAATATACTGATAAGTCCGCATCCTAATTTAAACAATCTACGTGGTGATGCCACTCAATTTAATGCGTTATCCCTGCAAAATGGGGGTTCTAATTATTTGAATAATTATAACGGCCGTCATTTTGAAATGGAGGCTGCTATCAATACGGGAAGTGCCAATCAAATAGGGTTTGTTTTTGGGAAAACACCTAATAGTGAAGAGCTCTATAAAGTGTACTACGATATGGCTAACCAAGAATGGGTATTAGATGCCTCAAAATCATCTTTGGACACGAGGGTAAGGCGTGATATTAGAAAAGGGAGTTACGCCATAACCCCAGGGGCAACCATAAATGTAAGGCTATTTATAGATGGCTCGGTTCTAGAAGTTTTTATTGATGGTAAAGCCCATTTTACAGGACGATTTTTTCCAACATTTACCAATGCCACAGGAGTGGATCTATATGCCGTTGGAGGTACCGCAACAGCCGATGTGACAATATATAATATTAACAACTAA